The Phycisphaerae bacterium genome has a segment encoding these proteins:
- a CDS encoding Coenzyme F420 hydrogenase/dehydrogenase, beta subunit C-terminal domain, translating to MSKNILTVVNNHICTGCGTCVGVCSNVALRMVETPQGSLVPQITKELCNECGLCSKVCPQLHTLNKMRENIGCPYVGQFNYACLAKSQDQTFISKGQTGGFVRSMLVYCLETGFAKAALCVLDNPEKPLRPMAQIITTPQMAMNVSQSKYCPVPVNQLIAQVRETEGPIVFVGLGCHMQGLELATEVIKPLGRKIILKIGLFCDRVLTYAAADYLVRAARIRSENVKTFDYRNKQWKGWPGDIRIEDNTGHIFNVPRNRRTSAREFFTPIHCRLCLDKLNALSDMSVGDPYGLVADKTVPSAVIVRSQTAHEILLQAEKAGKIHIEKADADLIIRGQRLDLNTSQAFSFANEMQRRNFILPNYFKLKEFRSFKNHRSLKVRFLFAFTLFTDKPLGSKLIPRVPLWLPLGISHFRNFIRLFPRAIWKIYRMLRGRKKICSKFQNEGLN from the coding sequence GTGTCAAAAAATATCTTAACAGTTGTAAATAATCATATTTGCACTGGTTGTGGAACTTGTGTAGGGGTGTGTAGTAATGTTGCTCTTCGTATGGTAGAAACTCCACAGGGTTCGCTGGTTCCGCAAATAACAAAAGAGCTTTGTAATGAGTGTGGTCTTTGCAGCAAGGTATGTCCGCAACTTCATACTCTCAATAAAATGCGTGAAAACATCGGATGTCCCTATGTTGGTCAATTTAACTATGCCTGTCTGGCTAAGAGTCAAGACCAGACGTTTATTTCCAAAGGGCAAACCGGCGGATTTGTCAGGAGCATGCTTGTTTATTGCCTTGAAACGGGTTTTGCCAAAGCTGCCTTGTGTGTGTTGGATAACCCCGAAAAGCCATTGAGGCCGATGGCTCAAATAATTACAACACCTCAGATGGCAATGAACGTCTCGCAAAGTAAATACTGTCCTGTTCCAGTAAATCAACTCATCGCTCAAGTCCGCGAAACTGAAGGCCCTATTGTTTTTGTAGGTCTTGGCTGCCATATGCAGGGACTCGAACTCGCGACAGAAGTAATCAAACCGCTTGGCCGTAAAATTATTTTGAAAATAGGTTTGTTTTGTGATCGTGTTTTGACGTATGCGGCCGCCGATTATTTAGTTCGAGCCGCAAGAATCCGCAGCGAAAATGTTAAAACCTTTGACTATCGAAACAAGCAATGGAAAGGATGGCCCGGCGATATTCGTATAGAAGATAATACCGGTCATATCTTCAATGTTCCAAGAAACAGACGAACTAGTGCAAGAGAATTTTTTACACCTATCCATTGCCGTTTGTGCCTTGATAAACTAAATGCTCTCAGCGATATGTCTGTAGGTGACCCTTATGGACTTGTTGCCGACAAAACTGTGCCAAGTGCGGTTATTGTTCGCTCGCAAACCGCTCATGAAATATTGTTGCAAGCAGAGAAAGCTGGTAAAATTCACATTGAAAAGGCCGATGCTGATTTAATAATACGGGGCCAGCGACTAGATTTGAACACAAGCCAAGCATTTTCTTTCGCCAATGAAATGCAACGTCGTAACTTTATTTTGCCAAATTATTTCAAGCTCAAAGAATTTCGGTCCTTTAAGAATCATAGATCTCTCAAAGTCCGTTTTTTATTTGCTTTTACCTTATTTACCGATAAACCTCTTGGTTCCAAACTAATCCCAAGAGTCCCCCTCTGGCTGCCTCTTGGGATATCGCATTTTCGTAACTTTATCCGGTTGTTTCCACGGGCTATTTGGAAGATATACCGGATGCTGAGGGGAAGGAAAAAAATTTGTTCGAAATTTCAAAATGAGGGTTTGAATTAA
- a CDS encoding glycosyltransferase family 4 protein: MQIKVCHLSSAHSAFDDRVFHKEAKTLSRAGYNVTIIVQHNKKETIDGVEIVPLPMPTSRFERMTKIVWKSFRLASKQKAVIYHFHDPELIPIGLALKLFGRKVIYDVHEDYPEQILNKEWIGSYTLRKIMSVLFNIFEKLSVKIFDGVATVTPDITAKFPENKTITLRNLPILELIDKAKPSNRKKNKPTVIYSGGLSRIRGIKEIIQAMDFIENKANLWLLGEWESEKFKQECENLTEWNYATYLGQIPYGQHYSLIKTADVGLINFFPVPNQERAMPNKPFEYMACSLPMVMSNFPYWQELFGECALFVNPYDAKDIAEKILHLLDNSNEAKKLGDKGRELIEEEYNWEAESQKLIDLYKGLLNGNKPS, from the coding sequence ATGCAAATTAAAGTTTGTCATCTCAGTTCCGCCCATTCAGCTTTTGATGATAGAGTTTTTCACAAAGAAGCAAAAACTTTATCGCGGGCAGGATATAATGTCACTATTATTGTCCAGCATAACAAAAAGGAAACTATTGATGGCGTAGAGATTGTTCCGTTACCCATGCCCACGAGCAGATTTGAGAGGATGACAAAAATAGTATGGAAATCATTTAGACTGGCGTCGAAGCAGAAAGCGGTGATTTATCACTTTCACGACCCTGAGCTTATACCTATTGGATTAGCATTAAAACTTTTTGGCAGAAAAGTTATTTACGATGTACACGAGGACTATCCTGAACAGATATTGAATAAGGAATGGATTGGCAGCTATACACTCAGGAAAATTATGTCCGTGCTTTTCAACATATTTGAAAAACTCTCTGTTAAGATATTTGATGGCGTTGCAACAGTAACACCTGATATAACAGCAAAATTTCCTGAAAATAAAACCATAACATTGAGAAATTTACCTATTTTGGAATTGATAGATAAAGCTAAGCCCTCTAATCGGAAGAAAAATAAGCCAACTGTTATATATAGCGGAGGATTAAGCAGGATAAGAGGAATTAAAGAAATTATCCAAGCGATGGATTTCATTGAAAATAAAGCGAATTTGTGGCTTTTGGGGGAATGGGAAAGCGAAAAATTTAAGCAGGAATGTGAAAATCTCACAGAATGGAATTATGCCACTTATTTGGGCCAAATTCCTTACGGGCAGCATTATTCTCTGATAAAGACAGCGGATGTAGGACTGATTAACTTTTTCCCAGTACCTAACCAAGAAAGAGCGATGCCTAACAAACCTTTTGAATATATGGCTTGCTCCTTACCAATGGTTATGTCGAATTTCCCATACTGGCAGGAACTTTTTGGGGAATGCGCCCTGTTTGTAAATCCTTATGACGCTAAGGATATTGCGGAAAAGATTCTACATCTTTTGGACAATTCTAATGAAGCAAAAAAGTTAGGTGATAAGGGCCGAGAGTTAATTGAAGAAGAGTACAATTGGGAAGCAGAAAGTCAAAAACTAATCGATTTATACAAAGGCCTTCTTAATGGAAATAAACCTTCTTAG
- a CDS encoding glycosyltransferase, whose protein sequence is MKKLRILTISHMFPSQQLKQHGIFICREAQQLAKYNIECDFLVPRPWIPWPLYRLSRWEKYGPANPLSGPKELQAKLVGYIRPPGMWFRRFEGLSMGTALRATVRDWHKQNPFDVILGVSMIPDAEAAVILGKKLNLPVVSLAIGSDIMMYPEQLPALWRKLGDILERVDLPIGVSESTCKKLTEIGKCKRKPLCVYLSRDSEKFSPPKNKRKLRQELGWADGDIVAVYVGSIARTKGINELTTVAGRLFEKYHDFRLVCVGAGPAMEKLVQLRTRADKDGAVVLPGLLSPEEVPKYLQASDFMVFPSHSEGMPQSVLEAMNCGLPVVATRVGGTPEAVVDGETGLLIDAKDTGQLRQAMEKMITDKEFRLSSGQNGLAYVRKLFDAEQNAEKLAKALWSLVA, encoded by the coding sequence ATGAAGAAGCTGCGGATATTAACTATTAGTCATATGTTTCCGAGTCAGCAGTTAAAACAGCACGGGATCTTTATATGTCGCGAGGCCCAGCAACTGGCTAAATACAATATTGAATGTGACTTCCTAGTCCCGAGACCCTGGATACCCTGGCCTTTGTATCGCTTGTCCAGATGGGAAAAATACGGTCCTGCAAATCCGCTATCCGGTCCAAAAGAACTCCAGGCCAAGCTGGTCGGATACATCCGGCCACCAGGGATGTGGTTTCGCAGATTTGAAGGTCTTTCAATGGGCACAGCTTTAAGAGCTACAGTCCGAGACTGGCATAAGCAAAATCCTTTTGATGTTATCTTAGGTGTTTCTATGATACCAGATGCCGAAGCAGCGGTAATTCTCGGCAAGAAATTGAATCTACCGGTAGTCAGCTTGGCTATTGGCAGTGACATAATGATGTATCCGGAACAGTTGCCGGCGTTGTGGCGGAAGCTCGGGGATATTTTGGAAAGAGTTGATCTGCCTATCGGCGTCAGCGAATCAACTTGCAAAAAACTGACCGAAATAGGAAAGTGTAAGCGAAAGCCACTATGCGTGTATCTTAGCAGAGATAGCGAGAAATTTTCACCGCCCAAGAACAAAAGAAAACTTCGCCAGGAGCTAGGTTGGGCAGATGGTGACATTGTTGCAGTGTATGTTGGTTCTATTGCACGTACAAAGGGTATAAACGAATTGACGACGGTTGCAGGGAGACTCTTTGAGAAATATCATGATTTCAGATTGGTCTGTGTCGGGGCGGGTCCTGCAATGGAAAAACTTGTTCAGCTTAGGACAAGGGCAGACAAAGATGGAGCGGTAGTACTCCCGGGACTGCTTTCGCCGGAGGAGGTGCCGAAGTATTTGCAAGCATCAGATTTTATGGTTTTCCCATCGCACAGCGAAGGTATGCCCCAATCAGTTCTTGAGGCGATGAACTGTGGTTTGCCCGTTGTGGCTACACGGGTCGGCGGTACTCCAGAGGCTGTGGTTGATGGAGAAACAGGTTTGCTTATTGACGCAAAGGATACCGGTCAGCTTCGGCAGGCAATGGAGAAGATGATTACTGATAAAGAGTTTCGATTATCATCCGGACAAAACGGCCTTGCTTATGTACGTAAGCTCTTTGATGCTGAACAAAATGCGGAGAAACTTGCAAAGGCCTTGTGGTCATTAGTGGCGTAA
- a CDS encoding class I SAM-dependent methyltransferase — MDPTNKLISNLYSEDEYIAKNPLLHKEDSSWKVSKIIPFIDIFAAAIGKKEINLLDVGGGAGLILNAVARYIKEKHQIKVNKFALDLSPGMLELQKKENPDLQQALNENINKTSFHDKQIDLTLMIDVLEHVLDPEKALEELRRISAFVLFKVPLENNLFLETLNLCRRGEQRKKGMSSSGHINFYNFRKLKCQIEQHMGQVTDFCFTNVFDYYLKSDDYKNKLSRKMKLLHTIASNMFKISPKLCSLFFTDFAMMLAKCD; from the coding sequence ATGGATCCTACAAACAAACTCATCAGTAATTTGTATTCAGAAGATGAATACATCGCCAAGAATCCGTTGCTTCACAAAGAGGATTCCTCTTGGAAAGTCAGCAAAATTATTCCTTTTATCGATATATTTGCTGCTGCAATTGGTAAAAAAGAAATTAATTTACTGGATGTGGGAGGGGGAGCAGGCTTAATTCTGAATGCAGTTGCAAGGTATATTAAAGAAAAGCATCAAATTAAAGTTAATAAATTCGCTTTGGATCTGAGCCCTGGTATGCTCGAACTTCAAAAGAAAGAGAACCCTGATCTTCAGCAAGCTTTAAATGAAAATATTAACAAAACCTCTTTCCATGATAAACAAATAGACCTCACTCTAATGATTGACGTACTCGAACACGTCCTCGACCCGGAAAAAGCTCTCGAAGAGTTAAGGAGGATCTCCGCGTTTGTTTTGTTTAAAGTTCCTTTAGAAAATAATCTTTTCCTTGAAACATTAAATCTGTGCAGACGAGGCGAACAAAGGAAAAAAGGAATGAGCTCATCAGGGCATATCAACTTTTACAACTTTCGCAAGCTTAAATGCCAAATCGAACAGCATATGGGGCAGGTGACAGATTTCTGCTTTACAAATGTATTCGACTATTATCTAAAATCAGATGACTACAAAAATAAGTTAAGCAGAAAAATGAAGCTGTTGCATACAATTGCATCGAACATGTTTAAAATATCCCCAAAATTGTGCTCTTTATTCTTCACTGATTTCGCAATGATGCTGGCCAAATGTGATTAA
- a CDS encoding D-glucuronyl C5-epimerase family protein produces MKKWKGVLKRIILATFVFLILFTALVLCIEIKRIPIPKPWALNEEFHLQNSSLGRYFIDLSERKYLIGTIPLDRNGVPLHRGCYHPVYISQYALGAFDYYLNTGNKEAKQAFLTCAAWLRDNLVKRNGFFYWEYTFEIDYPGGLYKNPWYSAMAQGEGVSVLLRAFCETRQREYLSAAKKAIEPIFHDLSEGGISVVKQDGYVFPQEYPTTPISSDILNGAIFAYIGVYEYHKVTKEPKTKQFCDRIAKTFLSVVDEYDAGYWSLYSRWPRKHLASPSYNSLHIAQLRALYLITGEEKFLEYSKKFESYQSNWTDKAKYVFLTNWRQTKEFGLKDVRKIPTFLKKILF; encoded by the coding sequence ATGAAAAAATGGAAAGGTGTCTTAAAGAGGATAATATTAGCAACCTTTGTTTTTCTAATTCTTTTTACCGCTCTTGTCTTATGCATCGAAATCAAGCGTATACCTATACCGAAGCCATGGGCACTCAATGAAGAATTTCATCTACAAAACTCTTCTTTAGGGCGTTATTTCATTGACCTCAGCGAGAGAAAATACCTGATAGGAACAATACCCTTAGACAGAAACGGTGTGCCGCTACATAGAGGCTGCTATCATCCGGTATACATCAGTCAGTATGCCCTGGGGGCTTTCGATTACTATCTTAACACAGGGAACAAGGAAGCTAAACAGGCCTTTCTAACGTGCGCGGCGTGGTTGAGAGATAACTTAGTCAAACGAAATGGTTTCTTCTATTGGGAATACACATTCGAAATTGACTATCCTGGTGGATTATATAAAAATCCATGGTACTCCGCTATGGCCCAAGGAGAAGGGGTTTCGGTTTTATTGAGGGCATTTTGTGAAACGAGACAGCGAGAGTATCTAAGTGCAGCCAAAAAGGCAATAGAGCCGATTTTCCATGACCTTTCCGAGGGGGGGATTAGCGTTGTGAAACAAGATGGCTATGTTTTCCCACAGGAATATCCGACAACTCCCATCTCTTCTGATATCCTTAACGGAGCAATATTCGCATACATCGGTGTTTACGAATATCACAAAGTTACAAAAGAACCAAAAACGAAACAATTTTGTGACAGAATTGCCAAAACATTCTTGTCCGTTGTAGATGAGTATGATGCCGGCTATTGGTCGTTGTATTCCCGCTGGCCCAGAAAACATTTAGCATCTCCCAGCTATAATTCTCTGCACATAGCTCAACTGAGAGCACTATATTTGATCACTGGAGAGGAAAAATTTCTGGAATATTCGAAAAAATTTGAAAGCTATCAAAGCAATTGGACTGATAAAGCAAAGTATGTCTTTCTAACCAACTGGAGACAAACAAAAGAGTTCGGATTAAAAGATGTTAGAAAAATACCTACGTTTTTAAAAAAAATATTATTTTAA
- a CDS encoding glycosyltransferase → MKKNRDYLQKRVLMICYYLPPAPTVGALRSGKFVKYLGRFGWHSEVLTAYRGGTKEYEGNQGVKIRPTIRINLDEVISKLASAFYLCRNLLVKYVHLFKSGKRADKNISTRSNLQPENTLGIATYIQRWLLLPDGQAIWILLALPKALWLARKCDVIYSSLVPYSAHILGLLIKKLTHKPWVADYRDEWTMNTQWFPPTRFHRWLGEKLDATCVRNARFVVNTTEVRTQNFIDKFGGNPDKYLTIHNGYDEQDVAPYRKLRPPTETLVMTSIGSLYGGRDAKPFLRAVARLVKGGVIERQKLNIKLIGGQNPDLIKEVEKLEINDIVQIVPRIPQEDAFMTLAQSHIAVLVGSGMEKAAMTTKVYEYAGMGKPILALVPQGPVHDFVSKCGGWCVDGSNEEEILKMIMAAFEQYKRGELQSYNLPEFIKKYERSALTGQLAYCFDGCIKRGSNPREKSNLFGG, encoded by the coding sequence ATGAAGAAAAACAGGGATTACCTACAAAAAAGAGTTCTGATGATTTGTTATTATCTCCCACCGGCTCCGACTGTAGGGGCACTGAGGTCGGGGAAGTTTGTTAAGTACTTAGGTCGGTTTGGATGGCACAGTGAAGTCTTAACCGCTTACAGGGGAGGGACAAAAGAATACGAAGGTAATCAGGGTGTAAAAATACGTCCTACAATCCGAATCAATTTAGATGAAGTGATATCGAAATTAGCTTCGGCATTTTACTTATGTCGAAATCTTCTGGTAAAATATGTCCATCTTTTTAAGAGCGGTAAACGTGCGGACAAAAATATATCTACTCGAAGCAACTTGCAGCCAGAAAATACCTTGGGGATAGCCACTTATATACAACGGTGGCTGCTGTTGCCTGATGGTCAGGCTATCTGGATACTTTTGGCTCTACCAAAGGCGTTGTGGCTAGCGCGTAAATGTGATGTTATCTACAGCTCTTTGGTGCCGTATTCTGCACATATTTTGGGGCTTTTAATCAAGAAACTGACGCATAAGCCGTGGGTGGCCGATTATCGGGATGAGTGGACGATGAATACCCAGTGGTTTCCGCCGACGCGGTTTCATCGTTGGCTGGGTGAAAAACTCGACGCCACCTGTGTCCGCAATGCTCGATTTGTCGTCAATACCACCGAAGTCCGTACCCAAAATTTTATTGATAAGTTTGGCGGCAACCCTGACAAGTATCTGACGATTCACAACGGCTATGACGAGCAGGACGTTGCGCCGTACCGTAAGCTTCGTCCACCGACCGAGACGTTGGTTATGACGAGTATCGGCTCTCTTTACGGCGGGCGCGATGCCAAGCCATTCCTGCGTGCTGTGGCTCGACTGGTCAAGGGTGGTGTTATAGAAAGGCAAAAGTTGAACATAAAACTGATAGGCGGACAGAATCCTGACTTGATAAAGGAAGTGGAGAAGCTTGAAATCAACGATATAGTTCAGATTGTACCCAGGATACCACAGGAGGATGCATTTATGACACTTGCCCAAAGTCATATTGCGGTTTTGGTTGGCTCGGGTATGGAAAAAGCGGCGATGACGACAAAAGTTTATGAATACGCGGGTATGGGCAAACCTATTTTGGCTCTGGTTCCGCAGGGCCCGGTACATGATTTTGTGAGCAAGTGCGGCGGGTGGTGTGTTGATGGTTCGAATGAAGAAGAGATTCTAAAGATGATTATGGCCGCTTTCGAGCAATATAAGCGCGGTGAGTTACAGAGTTATAATTTGCCCGAGTTTATCAAGAAGTATGAGCGTTCTGCTTTAACAGGGCAATTGGCCTATTGTTTTGATGGTTGTATCAAGCGGGGTAGTAACCCAAGAGAAAAGAGTAATCTATTTGGAGGTTGA
- a CDS encoding O-antigen ligase family protein: MYTAYTNETSKEDLLYEPSERTSDIQLPPIINTLLLVTWTVISLFGLAIIYFTKSPLLGALIIAIPTFIGMVIKPTFALCMMMLVLPTGAGVGYATTFSLDRGVGIALAVSFLLNLMISQPSLHVRNKALWVLVIYTIWIFFSSLAAPYIGLELQRAFTQFQSLTLVFIVYWILQTNGEKTFHWALRAYIVGTLGTIIIAYKSGAAMIAMEEESGRYSATAGEAIGANLMAVLLSMAFFATLYLLIRDKHIFWRIIYLIALVSLPIMVIRTGSRGGLISLVFTISSPLLFIRQVLRRPALAALLLVIILIASASTSLLIKKKGLETTVATRLTDISYAEQSLGYRINLIKKAIEAAGKYPTGTGSVGWFERTGENHIPHNDFFYALGIYGIPAAMLFTVFAVIMMLTVKRMPLGIEKLYARAVLTFLLVMGLDMVQLYQKDLWIFLAIIMGIEHISRLKSNVTKYIDEQIDEEAADINY; this comes from the coding sequence ATGTATACCGCATATACAAACGAAACAAGCAAAGAAGACTTGCTTTATGAGCCGTCTGAGCGGACTTCGGATATCCAATTGCCGCCGATAATAAATACACTGCTTCTTGTGACTTGGACTGTAATATCTTTGTTCGGGCTCGCGATAATTTACTTTACTAAAAGTCCTTTGCTGGGAGCATTGATTATAGCGATACCGACTTTTATCGGAATGGTGATAAAGCCCACGTTTGCGCTGTGTATGATGATGCTGGTGCTGCCGACTGGGGCTGGAGTCGGTTATGCAACAACATTCAGTCTTGACCGAGGAGTTGGTATAGCTCTTGCTGTTAGTTTTTTGTTAAACCTAATGATAAGTCAACCCTCCCTGCATGTTCGAAATAAAGCGTTATGGGTGTTAGTCATATACACAATCTGGATATTTTTCTCATCGCTGGCAGCACCCTACATTGGCTTGGAATTACAGCGTGCCTTTACCCAGTTCCAGTCTCTGACACTTGTATTTATTGTATATTGGATACTACAAACAAATGGTGAAAAAACCTTTCACTGGGCACTAAGAGCATACATTGTTGGGACATTAGGCACGATTATAATAGCATACAAAAGCGGCGCAGCGATGATAGCAATGGAAGAAGAAAGCGGAAGATATTCAGCGACCGCTGGGGAAGCAATTGGTGCGAATCTGATGGCAGTCTTGCTTAGCATGGCCTTTTTTGCTACGCTCTATCTGCTCATTCGTGACAAACATATATTCTGGCGAATTATATATCTCATCGCACTGGTATCTCTGCCGATTATGGTAATAAGAACCGGTTCTCGCGGCGGTTTAATTTCCCTGGTTTTTACGATTTCGTCGCCGCTATTATTCATCAGGCAGGTATTGCGCAGGCCTGCACTGGCGGCACTACTATTAGTGATTATTTTGATAGCTTCCGCCTCTACGTCGCTGCTGATTAAGAAAAAAGGACTAGAAACAACGGTTGCTACCCGATTAACAGATATTTCATACGCAGAGCAAAGTCTTGGTTACAGAATCAATCTTATAAAGAAAGCGATTGAAGCTGCTGGAAAATACCCAACAGGAACAGGTAGTGTAGGATGGTTTGAACGAACGGGCGAAAATCACATTCCACACAATGATTTCTTTTATGCCCTCGGAATTTATGGAATACCTGCCGCTATGCTTTTTACGGTTTTTGCAGTTATAATGATGCTAACTGTAAAGCGTATGCCGCTTGGAATAGAAAAACTATATGCCAGAGCGGTATTAACGTTTTTGTTAGTAATGGGTTTGGATATGGTGCAGTTGTACCAGAAGGACCTTTGGATATTCCTGGCAATCATTATGGGCATTGAACATATAAGTAGGCTTAAAAGCAATGTAACCAAATATATAGATGAGCAAATAGATGAAGAAGCTGCGGATATTAACTATTAG
- a CDS encoding oligosaccharide flippase family protein, whose translation MLFQGLTQATQLIIGIVLVRLISKETLGSYRQVLLVYGLLTGILTIQIESSLYYFLPKYGPEKRRNLVAQTLLITGIISLLTGLAMFFSAGLFAKQFNNPEIAPLIKIFACFPFFDRIVQLIPSFLISLDKALFSGLYSMFNSILMILTVVMIFALGYGIAEALWSKILIGAIFAVIGTLMMIYFSPFGQWHINKSLLLEQLNYCWPLMATTTIGIVNLKLDGILISYYFSKEVYAVYSTGALELPLIALFTASLSSAIMPNMVVEAEKGRLLNSLNLWHEATRKSSLLIFPTFAFFLVCGYDFIVLMYTQAYSQAAWPFLIYLARLPIRVAIYGAIFRAIGYTKPIAIAALLSFIVNAFVSVILLFAGRHGFLSYIGPSIGTFCGSLAAVLFMLVVLRRKINVGFGNVMRWKDLGRILGLSLFCGVLLWLIPVPVSNLLIKLIIRFIIYVGLFFTSLALTKSIHADEWELLRMPLAMIRKTIGRKKPLK comes from the coding sequence ATGTTGTTTCAGGGTCTTACCCAAGCCACTCAGTTGATAATAGGCATTGTTCTTGTCCGTCTTATCAGCAAGGAAACGCTCGGAAGTTACCGACAGGTACTGCTTGTGTATGGTCTGCTAACGGGCATATTAACCATACAAATTGAAAGCAGCCTTTACTACTTTCTTCCAAAGTATGGGCCAGAAAAGCGGCGAAATCTTGTAGCCCAGACTCTTCTGATAACAGGTATCATTTCTTTGTTGACCGGACTAGCAATGTTCTTTTCAGCAGGTCTATTTGCAAAACAGTTTAATAATCCTGAGATAGCGCCGCTGATAAAGATTTTTGCCTGTTTTCCATTTTTCGATAGAATTGTTCAGTTGATACCTTCCTTCCTTATTAGTTTGGATAAAGCGCTATTCTCCGGTCTTTACAGCATGTTTAACTCCATCTTAATGATTCTTACTGTCGTTATGATTTTTGCTTTGGGGTATGGGATAGCCGAAGCTCTTTGGAGTAAAATACTGATTGGAGCAATATTTGCGGTTATCGGTACCCTGATGATGATATACTTTTCGCCGTTCGGGCAGTGGCATATCAATAAGAGTCTATTGCTTGAACAGTTGAACTATTGCTGGCCGTTGATGGCTACGACGACCATTGGGATTGTGAACCTTAAATTAGACGGTATATTGATTTCATACTATTTCTCAAAAGAAGTTTATGCGGTTTATTCCACAGGCGCATTAGAGCTGCCGCTTATTGCACTGTTTACCGCCAGTCTCAGCTCGGCGATTATGCCCAATATGGTTGTGGAAGCAGAAAAGGGTCGGCTCCTGAATTCTCTTAATCTTTGGCATGAGGCTACTCGCAAGAGCAGTCTTCTGATTTTCCCGACCTTTGCTTTTTTTCTGGTCTGCGGCTACGATTTCATCGTTTTAATGTACACACAAGCTTACTCTCAGGCAGCCTGGCCGTTTTTGATTTATTTGGCAAGATTGCCGATTAGAGTGGCGATTTACGGGGCTATTTTTCGGGCAATCGGATACACAAAACCAATTGCTATTGCCGCATTGTTATCTTTTATTGTGAATGCGTTCGTTAGTGTAATTCTTCTGTTCGCAGGCAGGCACGGATTTCTTTCCTATATCGGCCCAAGCATTGGCACTTTTTGCGGTTCTTTAGCTGCTGTCTTGTTTATGCTCGTTGTTTTGCGCAGGAAAATTAATGTGGGATTTGGAAACGTAATGCGATGGAAAGACCTGGGGCGCATACTTGGGCTAAGCCTTTTTTGCGGCGTGCTTTTATGGCTGATTCCTGTTCCCGTGTCAAATTTGCTTATTAAGCTTATAATTAGATTTATTATTTATGTGGGATTATTTTTTACTTCTTTAGCGCTGACGAAAAGCATCCACGCGGACGAATGGGAACTATTGCGGATGCCACTGGCTATGATACGAAAAACCATAGGCAGAAAAAAACCTTTAAAATGA
- a CDS encoding GNAT family N-acetyltransferase codes for MEINLLSNSGKSRYDELAEKHGTVFSRLDWLKIFADKVRIYGIYDKNGGIIGGFHIYTERRLGFKLSRNPLFTPMIGPFLEVKAKNPVAIMDYWKETLSLLADFLDKLPCSIVSVSLSKEIVDTQPFVWKKFKVVPGYTYVLDLESSVDDIRSDMSAERRNDINKASRDGLVVRQVNDFKIVKSLVFKTLSRQDLAVDEVYLDRVLFEFANKNNCFAFAAFRENIPIAVSFCIRDSRTAYYLLGGYDDKNKHHGAGALAVWEAIKHAQSLGLKQFDFEGSMVPQIERYFRGFGGKLTPYYRVNKAKLPLEILLKLFKRELF; via the coding sequence ATGGAAATAAACCTTCTTAGCAATAGTGGAAAGTCCAGATACGATGAACTGGCGGAAAAACATGGAACGGTTTTTAGCCGCCTTGATTGGCTGAAGATATTCGCGGATAAGGTGCGTATATACGGCATCTACGACAAAAACGGCGGCATAATCGGAGGTTTTCATATATATACAGAGAGAAGATTGGGTTTTAAACTATCCCGTAACCCGCTTTTTACACCCATGATAGGACCATTTCTTGAGGTAAAAGCCAAAAATCCCGTGGCGATTATGGATTACTGGAAAGAAACCTTGTCTTTGCTGGCGGATTTTCTGGATAAGCTGCCCTGTTCGATTGTTTCGGTTTCTCTGAGTAAAGAGATTGTGGATACTCAGCCTTTTGTGTGGAAAAAATTCAAAGTGGTTCCGGGATACACCTATGTGCTGGATTTGGAGAGCTCTGTCGACGATATTCGCAGTGATATGTCTGCCGAAAGGAGAAACGATATAAACAAAGCTTCGCGAGACGGTCTGGTCGTCAGACAGGTTAATGACTTTAAGATAGTCAAATCTTTGGTGTTTAAGACTCTATCAAGACAGGACCTGGCTGTTGATGAGGTTTATCTGGACAGGGTGCTTTTTGAGTTTGCAAACAAGAATAACTGTTTTGCCTTTGCCGCCTTCAGAGAAAATATTCCCATAGCGGTCTCTTTTTGCATCCGCGACAGCAGGACCGCTTACTATCTGCTTGGCGGCTATGACGATAAAAATAAGCATCACGGAGCAGGTGCTCTGGCTGTGTGGGAGGCGATAAAGCATGCTCAAAGCTTAGGATTGAAACAATTCGACTTTGAAGGCTCTATGGTACCGCAGATTGAAAGGTACTTTAGAGGATTTGGCGGGAAATTGACACCATATTACCGGGTAAACAAGGCAAAATTACCCTTAGAAATTCTGTTAAAGTTATTCAAGCGAGAGCTGTTCTGA